The following are from one region of the Salicibibacter kimchii genome:
- the thrS gene encoding threonine--tRNA ligase: MKEMPELMFPDRSVKAFDEGVTLEDVAADISPGLKKQAAAGKLNGQALDLRTPLTSDGEVEILTFKDEEGLEVLRHSSAHLLAQAVKRLYPDAKFGVGPVIEDGFYYDIETASTISPDDLPKIEKEMQKIIDENHEIVRKEVSREEAKRFFEAQGDKLKLELIDAIPEGETVSLYEQGEFVDLCRGVHVPETGKLKKFKLMNISGAYWRGDSDNQMLQRIYGTAFPKQGELDEHLRILEERKERDHRKLGKELDLFTVDQQVGQGLPLWLPKGATIRRTIERYITDIEERLGYDHVYTPVLGSVDLYKTSGHWEHYQDDMFPAMEMDNEDLVLRPMNCPHHMMVYKNDLHSYRELPLRIAELGMMHRHEMSGALAGLQRVRAMTLNDAHIFCRPDQMKEEFLRVVDLIQNVYNDFGINDYYFRLSYRDPEDKEKYVDNDEMWEKAQVLLKEAMDEHGTEYVEAVGEAAFYGPKLDVQVKTALGKDETLSTVQLDFHLPEQMDLTYIGEDGKEHRPVVIHRGVVSTMERFVAFLIEEYKGAFPTWLAPVQVQLIPVSLDVHGEYVKQVKEKLQFAGVRVETDLRDEKLGYKIREAQTQKIPYTLVLGDKEVEAGAVNIRKYGQKETGTESLDTFVEQISREINERA; encoded by the coding sequence ATGAAGGAAATGCCGGAATTAATGTTTCCAGATAGATCAGTAAAGGCATTTGATGAAGGCGTAACGTTGGAAGACGTTGCTGCCGATATTAGTCCCGGTTTAAAAAAACAGGCGGCAGCCGGAAAATTAAACGGTCAAGCGCTTGATTTGCGTACCCCGCTCACGAGCGACGGAGAGGTTGAAATTTTGACGTTTAAAGATGAGGAAGGCCTTGAAGTCTTGCGCCACAGCAGCGCTCATTTATTGGCACAAGCAGTAAAACGCTTGTATCCCGATGCCAAATTCGGGGTTGGGCCGGTTATTGAGGACGGTTTTTACTATGATATCGAAACCGCATCGACGATTTCGCCGGACGATTTGCCGAAAATCGAAAAAGAGATGCAAAAGATCATCGATGAAAACCATGAAATTGTGCGCAAGGAAGTGTCTCGGGAAGAAGCAAAGCGTTTTTTTGAAGCTCAAGGCGATAAGTTGAAACTTGAGCTCATCGATGCCATCCCGGAGGGAGAAACGGTTTCGCTTTATGAACAAGGGGAGTTTGTCGATCTTTGCCGCGGCGTTCATGTTCCCGAAACAGGCAAACTGAAAAAATTCAAGCTGATGAACATTTCCGGCGCCTATTGGCGCGGAGACAGCGACAATCAAATGCTGCAGCGCATTTACGGTACTGCTTTTCCAAAGCAAGGCGAATTGGATGAACATTTACGTATATTGGAAGAACGGAAAGAACGGGATCACCGTAAACTGGGAAAAGAATTAGACTTGTTCACCGTCGACCAACAAGTCGGACAAGGCTTGCCGTTATGGTTGCCGAAAGGAGCAACGATCAGACGCACGATTGAACGCTACATCACAGATATAGAAGAACGGCTCGGCTATGACCATGTGTATACGCCGGTGTTGGGAAGCGTTGATCTTTATAAAACCTCGGGCCATTGGGAGCATTACCAGGATGACATGTTTCCGGCGATGGAAATGGACAACGAAGACCTCGTGCTGCGCCCGATGAATTGCCCGCACCATATGATGGTTTATAAGAACGATTTGCACAGTTACCGTGAATTGCCCCTTCGCATCGCCGAACTTGGCATGATGCATCGCCATGAAATGTCCGGCGCCTTGGCCGGGTTGCAGCGCGTTCGCGCCATGACACTGAATGACGCCCATATTTTCTGTCGGCCCGATCAAATGAAGGAGGAGTTTTTGCGCGTCGTTGACCTTATTCAGAATGTGTACAATGACTTCGGCATTAACGATTACTATTTCCGTCTGTCGTACCGGGATCCGGAGGATAAGGAAAAATATGTCGATAACGATGAGATGTGGGAAAAAGCGCAGGTTCTCTTAAAAGAAGCGATGGACGAGCACGGCACGGAATATGTAGAAGCAGTTGGGGAAGCCGCTTTCTACGGTCCAAAGCTTGATGTTCAGGTGAAAACAGCACTCGGAAAAGATGAAACCTTATCTACCGTCCAGCTTGATTTTCACTTGCCCGAGCAAATGGACCTCACGTATATCGGGGAAGACGGCAAAGAACATCGGCCGGTCGTCATTCACCGCGGGGTCGTCTCCACAATGGAACGCTTCGTCGCTTTTCTAATTGAAGAATATAAAGGCGCATTTCCAACTTGGCTAGCGCCTGTGCAAGTACAACTCATTCCCGTCTCCCTGGATGTCCATGGCGAATATGTCAAACAGGTCAAAGAAAAACTGCAATTCGCCGGCGTCCGAGTGGAAACGGATCTTCGCGACGAGAAACTTGGCTATAAAATTCGGGAAGCACAAACGCAAAAAATTCCGTATACCCTCGTACTCGGAGATAAAGAGGTAGAGGCCGGCGCTGTTAATATTCGTAAATACGGGCAAAAAGAAACAGGCACGGAATCGCTGGATACGTTTGTGGAACAAATATCCCGGGAGATTAATGAAAGGGCATAA
- a CDS encoding phosphate signaling complex PhoU family protein, whose product MFKLTNFSNEVQTIERDLLSMGEEVLHQMEQIKDVFFMPNKDANVLIQQDETIDAFDHQIHRSILHLISLQQPLPEELKTLTTTMRMAREFERMGDQVVNVAELKKELDVEDLRPYVSASFVDGYRKMQWLSTDMLTRTLESMKGKSYPSVKDVEHQDEDVDALFFFLQQQIIHDMKATPQHIEKLAPLFLAIRYVERMADHVVNINRRLSENELDRR is encoded by the coding sequence GTGTTTAAATTGACCAACTTTAGTAATGAAGTGCAAACGATTGAAAGAGATCTCCTCAGCATGGGTGAAGAAGTTTTGCATCAGATGGAACAGATAAAAGATGTTTTTTTTATGCCAAACAAAGATGCAAATGTTTTGATCCAACAAGATGAAACGATCGATGCGTTTGACCATCAAATCCATAGGTCGATCCTGCATTTAATTAGTCTTCAGCAACCTCTGCCGGAAGAATTGAAGACATTGACAACAACGATGCGTATGGCTCGGGAGTTCGAACGCATGGGCGATCAGGTGGTCAATGTTGCCGAACTGAAAAAAGAATTGGACGTTGAAGATTTGCGTCCCTATGTAAGTGCGTCATTTGTAGACGGGTATAGGAAGATGCAGTGGTTGAGCACGGACATGCTCACACGCACACTGGAAAGCATGAAGGGCAAGTCGTATCCATCGGTCAAAGACGTTGAACATCAGGACGAGGACGTCGACGCATTATTTTTTTTCTTGCAACAGCAAATTATCCACGATATGAAAGCAACGCCGCAACACATCGAAAAGCTTGCACCGCTTTTCCTGGCCATTCGCTATGTGGAACGAATGGCTGACCATGTCGTGAACATTAACCGAAGGCTGAGCGAAAATGAACTGGATCGACGTTAG
- a CDS encoding GNAT family N-acetyltransferase → MKGHNAMCVERADYEKTKDAISKHLQTDTAAKRPAFSNREKKLLCFVIYDEGKIVAGINGEIFWNNMHISLFSVDRAYQGHGFGSRLLKEMENEACNHSCRMMYLETLSWQAPSFYQNHGFEIVGKMDGHPVEGECQYYMRKLLV, encoded by the coding sequence ATGAAAGGGCATAATGCTATGTGTGTCGAGCGTGCGGATTACGAAAAAACGAAAGACGCGATCAGCAAACATTTGCAAACAGATACGGCCGCGAAGAGACCCGCTTTTTCCAACCGGGAAAAGAAACTGCTCTGTTTTGTCATCTATGATGAAGGGAAAATCGTTGCCGGCATTAACGGTGAGATTTTTTGGAACAATATGCACATCTCGCTTTTCTCCGTCGATCGCGCCTATCAAGGCCATGGGTTTGGAAGCCGATTGTTGAAGGAAATGGAAAATGAGGCTTGCAACCATTCCTGCCGTATGATGTACTTGGAAACGTTGAGCTGGCAAGCGCCGAGTTTTTATCAAAACCATGGCTTCGAGATCGTCGGAAAGATGGATGGGCATCCCGTTGAAGGGGAATGCCAATACTATATGCGAAAATTATTGGTCTAA
- the solA gene encoding N-methyl-L-tryptophan oxidase → MGKDDYDVIVVGAGSMGMAAGYYLSRQGAKTLLIDAFDPPHTNGSHHGETRIIRHAYGEGREYVPLAIRSQTLWNELQEEADEIIFKKTGVLGFGPDGSDFIDEAIASSKEYSLPLDLLDAAEINERWPGIQLPDGYKGCFEPESGVLYSENCIRAYRHLAEKNGGSIVPNAPVKNIKADKDSVSIETDDETYIGKKVIISAGAWNKDVLANLNLDIPLQPTRQTTTWFDSDPSLYEADVFPAFFVDTPSGVYYGFPSFDSSGLKIGRFDIGEKTEAAYMNREYGIYPEDEGHVRKFLETYMPQAAGDLKQGRTCIFTRTPDEHFVVDLHPNHSNIAIAAGFSGHGFKFASVIGEILSQLALDGQTEHDISKFSITRPALQQNE, encoded by the coding sequence ATGGGCAAAGATGATTATGATGTAATCGTTGTTGGAGCGGGCTCTATGGGAATGGCAGCCGGTTATTATTTATCGAGACAGGGAGCAAAAACACTACTCATCGATGCTTTCGACCCTCCACATACAAACGGAAGCCATCATGGAGAAACCCGCATCATTCGCCATGCCTATGGCGAAGGGAGGGAATATGTCCCTCTGGCGATAAGATCCCAAACATTGTGGAATGAACTACAAGAAGAAGCCGACGAAATCATCTTTAAAAAAACAGGAGTGCTGGGGTTTGGTCCGGATGGATCGGATTTTATCGATGAAGCAATCGCGAGTTCCAAAGAATATTCACTGCCCCTTGATTTGTTGGATGCCGCAGAAATAAATGAACGCTGGCCAGGAATCCAACTTCCGGACGGATACAAAGGATGTTTTGAACCCGAGTCCGGCGTTCTATACAGCGAGAATTGCATCAGAGCCTATCGCCATTTGGCTGAAAAAAACGGTGGAAGCATTGTTCCTAATGCACCGGTTAAAAATATAAAAGCTGACAAAGATTCTGTTTCGATCGAAACTGATGATGAAACATATATCGGAAAAAAAGTAATCATTAGTGCCGGGGCTTGGAACAAAGACGTGCTAGCAAATTTAAATTTAGATATACCACTGCAACCGACACGTCAAACAACCACCTGGTTTGATTCAGATCCATCCTTATATGAGGCCGATGTTTTTCCTGCTTTTTTCGTTGACACACCTTCTGGTGTCTATTATGGATTCCCCAGCTTTGATAGCAGCGGGTTAAAAATTGGACGGTTTGATATCGGGGAAAAAACTGAAGCAGCTTATATGAACCGTGAATACGGGATATATCCAGAAGATGAAGGGCATGTACGTAAATTCTTAGAAACATATATGCCCCAGGCCGCAGGTGACTTAAAACAGGGGCGTACCTGTATTTTCACTCGAACTCCGGACGAACATTTCGTTGTCGATCTACATCCAAACCATTCCAATATCGCCATAGCGGCAGGCTTTTCCGGCCACGGCTTTAAATTTGCAAGTGTCATCGGAGAAATTTTAAGCCAATTGGCTTTGGATGGACAGACAGAACATGATATCTCGAAATTCTCCATAACGCGGCCGGCTTTACAGCAAAACGAGTAA
- a CDS encoding dimethylarginine dimethylaminohydrolase family protein, with protein sequence MFSKAIVRKVGDSYVDGLNDASLGTPDIELARAQHKQYVEALETCGLEVTVLEEDERYPDAIYVEDPAVVTAECAILTNPGAPSRTGEKDIIEPILKRFYDNIESISDPGHMDGGDVIHGENHYYIGLSDRTNREGAEQFRDIVKKYGCTTSFIPVHDFLHLKTGATYIGDDHVLVAGEFVDEPAFSSLKKIVVPDNEAYAANCLRIKNTIIMPKGFTETYKQIKALGLQTIEVEASEFQKKDGSLTCLSLRF encoded by the coding sequence ATGTTTTCAAAAGCCATTGTAAGAAAAGTCGGGGACAGCTATGTTGATGGGCTCAACGACGCATCTCTCGGCACTCCGGATATCGAGCTCGCGCGTGCCCAACATAAACAGTATGTTGAAGCATTAGAAACTTGCGGGCTGGAGGTGACGGTGCTCGAGGAAGATGAAAGATACCCGGATGCCATCTATGTTGAAGATCCCGCGGTCGTCACTGCAGAGTGCGCCATATTGACAAATCCGGGCGCGCCTTCCCGTACCGGCGAAAAAGATATCATCGAGCCGATACTGAAACGTTTTTACGACAATATTGAATCGATTTCTGATCCCGGGCATATGGATGGAGGTGATGTGATACATGGAGAGAATCACTATTACATTGGCCTTTCTGATCGGACAAACCGGGAAGGCGCTGAGCAATTCCGGGACATCGTGAAGAAGTACGGGTGTACGACCTCTTTTATCCCCGTCCATGATTTTCTTCATTTAAAAACAGGGGCCACGTATATCGGAGACGATCACGTCCTTGTTGCTGGTGAATTCGTAGATGAACCCGCTTTCTCCTCTTTGAAAAAAATCGTTGTCCCCGATAATGAAGCGTATGCGGCCAATTGTCTGCGTATCAAAAATACCATTATCATGCCGAAAGGCTTTACGGAGACGTACAAACAAATCAAGGCACTGGGGCTTCAAACCATCGAGGTTGAGGCATCGGAATTCCAGAAAAAAGATGGGAGCCTGACGTGTTTGTCGTTGCGGTTTTAA
- a CDS encoding Na/Pi cotransporter family protein, whose product MNWIDVSIQLLGGLAIFLYGMHVASDGLRKSSSYQLNLFLRKVTKNQWYGALAGIVLAAILQSSTAATVMIVGFVNAGLISLRRAMGILLGSAVGTTLTVQLIAFAITDYALVFVILGVLLYLFDSKLRTYGAIVLGFGFVFFGLGLMTGAMEPLQSSELFRESLLVIAEYPLLFVLVAALFTAIIQNSAATIALTFALTSSGLISLEAAVYTVYGANLGTVVTAMIASLKASKDAQRAALAHAIFKAIGVIVFLPFTSLFVQVLPLLGGDVERQLANAHTIFNIVNMLLLLPFCNRFADWMVKLLPEKTEPAKDVKYIDRDSVQFPSVGLLQARKELERVAEKIRYHMLPHMIAMIQNERIREAVVAEEKVIDHLYKAIYHHLQRLMEQNLNDRESEEALKLLYFNNDMERMANTVKDMTRTIAKLDRGGKQLSEWERAKVSELYEEVMKSFDDAIQAFQGQDEEVAVRVIHSNPKILRMERELRYQHFYHGASSSSTVSVVFSDLMNSMLRIHQHSVNISHTLLGMV is encoded by the coding sequence ATGAACTGGATCGACGTTAGCATTCAACTTCTCGGCGGGCTTGCGATCTTCTTATATGGCATGCATGTCGCCAGTGATGGATTGAGAAAGTCCTCTTCCTATCAACTGAATTTGTTTCTTAGAAAAGTAACGAAAAATCAATGGTACGGGGCCTTAGCCGGCATCGTTCTTGCTGCGATTTTGCAATCTTCAACGGCAGCAACGGTGATGATTGTAGGGTTTGTGAATGCCGGGTTGATCAGCTTGCGCAGAGCGATGGGGATTTTGCTCGGGTCTGCCGTGGGGACCACGTTGACCGTGCAGCTCATCGCTTTTGCGATTACGGATTATGCCCTTGTATTTGTGATTCTCGGTGTCCTTTTATATCTTTTTGATTCTAAATTGCGCACGTATGGTGCCATTGTATTGGGCTTTGGCTTTGTTTTTTTCGGTTTGGGATTGATGACCGGGGCCATGGAGCCTTTGCAGTCGAGTGAACTATTCAGGGAATCTTTGTTGGTGATTGCCGAGTATCCATTGCTGTTTGTACTTGTGGCGGCATTGTTTACAGCGATTATTCAAAACAGCGCGGCTACGATTGCCTTAACATTCGCGCTGACGAGCAGTGGCTTGATTTCTTTGGAAGCAGCGGTATATACCGTCTATGGTGCAAATTTGGGTACGGTCGTCACCGCGATGATTGCCAGTTTGAAAGCGTCGAAAGACGCACAGCGCGCAGCGCTTGCCCATGCCATATTTAAAGCGATCGGCGTTATCGTATTCTTGCCGTTTACGAGTTTGTTTGTGCAAGTACTTCCGCTCCTGGGAGGGGACGTGGAGCGCCAACTTGCAAACGCACATACGATTTTTAACATTGTGAACATGTTATTGCTTCTTCCTTTCTGCAACCGTTTTGCCGATTGGATGGTGAAACTTTTACCGGAAAAAACGGAACCGGCGAAAGATGTGAAATATATCGACCGGGATTCCGTTCAGTTTCCTTCTGTCGGATTATTGCAAGCTCGCAAGGAATTGGAACGGGTAGCGGAAAAAATTCGTTATCATATGCTGCCGCATATGATCGCGATGATTCAAAATGAAAGAATCCGGGAAGCCGTCGTGGCTGAAGAAAAAGTCATCGACCACCTTTACAAAGCGATCTATCATCACTTGCAACGATTAATGGAGCAAAATTTGAATGACCGGGAGTCGGAAGAGGCGCTAAAACTGCTTTATTTTAACAATGATATGGAAAGAATGGCCAATACGGTGAAGGACATGACGCGAACGATCGCCAAGCTCGATCGCGGAGGCAAGCAGTTAAGTGAATGGGAGCGCGCCAAAGTGTCCGAGCTCTATGAAGAAGTGATGAAGAGCTTTGACGATGCCATTCAAGCCTTTCAGGGTCAAGATGAAGAAGTGGCGGTACGCGTCATCCATAGCAACCCGAAAATTTTGCGTATGGAACGAGAGTTGCGCTATCAACATTTTTACCACGGTGCAAGTTCAAGCAGCACCGTCAGTGTTGTATTCTCAGACTTAATGAATAGCATGCTCCGCATTCATCAACATTCGGTGAATATTTCTCACACGTTGTTGGGGATGGTTTAG